TTTCGACCTTCCACTACTTCGACGCAAACGCTTCGGGCAATAACGGCCAGATCATGAACGTTCCGGATACCTTTCCAGCCGGCTCGGGAGACATGACTGCGATGCACGACTTCGATGCGATCTGGGGACCGGGCTCACTGGTAATCAAGATCGACGGCGTCGTGCAGATGTCTGCGCCAACTGCGCAGGTTCGCGCCGACTATGCGCATGGCGGCTGCAACTACACGCTGGGCGCGCAGATGGCGATGCAGGCAACCGGGTATGACAAGACTCCTGACAACTGGATCGAGATCGCCAATATGTGGTGGTCGGCCAAGGACGGGACTACTCAGCCAGTCACCAACTCCATGTCGATCTCCGCGCCCTCAGGACTGGTTGCCGGCAGCAACGCGACCTTATCGATTGCCAGCAACTACGCGGTCAGCAAGAACGTTACAGTCACGGTCGGTGGCGCTTCTTACACCTTACCCGTGAGCGGATCTGGAACTAGTTACACTGTAACGATCCCTGGTACGGATACCGTCGCCGGCACTTACCAGGTGCAGGTGACCGACGGTGCGACCAAGAGCAATGCAATCAGCGTGATGTTCAGCGCATCGAATCCGGGCGGAGCGTTGCAGATTGAATCGCTGACCTATACGTCTTCGTCGCTGACGCTTTTAGGGACCGTCTACCAGTCTGTGGCAGGTGGTATTCGCTTTCTGATTGACGGCAAGTATGTGGGAGTTCTTCGTGACAGCTCGCCGGTTGGCACGCATAACTTGACCTATGTCTTCCCAACGGCTCCTTCCTCGGGCAGTCACACCGTCACCTACTACATTAACGGGGAACAGAGTACGACCTCCGTCACTGGTACGTTCACGGCTCCATAACGGCTAAATGGCTTCGGCAGCGCTAGTAGTCGACTGGAGTCGACAAAGCAAACAAGGCACCCCTGCCTGCCCCAGTCTGGGCGGCAGGGGCCGTGTTGTTCCTGGCTTTGCATGAGTTTGTGTGGCTTAGTGTGGAGCATCTAGTGCAAACATGAAGAAACGTATTTCGCAAAATGTAATACCAAGGTCCTGAGGTGGATTGTCTGCGCGTTGAATAGCTGTCCGCGATGCTAATTCCGTCGAAACCACATTCTTAGATCGTTTCGCAACGGCTGCCAAGATTTGTCCCCTGTGAGCAGGCATGGCTTCTTTCGCTTACTCTCAGCTCGGTGTGTTCTCTGTCCAAAAATAGATAATGGACAAACTTTAAAGGCGCCTAGAGTTAAGCTACTCGTAGGAAAGGAAGACCGAAGAGGTAAGAATGCATTTAAAGTTGGCTCGATCAGTCTTTCTGTCCGTAGGCTCGCAAGAATATCTCGACTGCATCGCGGCAGCGCTTCGCCTGCTCCTCGGGGGTCGGCTTGCCTAAAAGCCCGAGGGACCTAAGCATCATCATGTCTGATGTAAGAAGACCCACGAAGTGGGAGGCGGCGAGTTTGGAGTCCATTCTGCGCAAAGCCCCTTTTTTGGCTTGGGCATCGAAATACTCCGCCAATACAGCAAGCGTCCGGCTAGGACCTAGCTCGTAGAAGATTGAGGCGATTTCAGGAAACCGCCGGGATTCCATGAATACGATATTTTGAAGCCCTATTCCTTCATCTGAGAGCAAGCGCCCCAGAAGAATGGCGCCAAATGACGAAAGAGCTTGCCGAGGCTCCTGATTCTTTCCCAGCGCTAAGCCAATGTCGCTGGCAAAACGATCTGTGAGCCGGTGGATCACCGCTCGGAACAATTCGTTCTTATTTGTGAACTTATTGTAGAAAGTCTCTTTGGAGGCATGGGCGCGATGGGCAATTTCGCCCACACTTGTAGCTTCGAAGCCCTTCTGAAGAAACAACTCCGCTGCGCTATCCAGAAGAAAATTGGATCGTGAGTCCGAGGTTGGCGACACTGGCGGGACGGATGTGCCGCTATCCTTCGGGCGTCTTGAGACTGAGACTTCGGACGATTTGTGAACTTTTCTTTGCATCCTTCCTCACTTTACCTCCATCTTATATTAGAGACCGTACCGTACGGTACGGTAAGATGTAGTAGCTGACGCAGTCTCAGGTGCAACGGACGCAAAGTCGACAAGAGTTGGAGGCATGACCGTGAAATCAAACGTGAAGCGTCACCGGGAGTTCAGCACGAGTTTGCTCTTTCAGATCGAACAGTGGATTGTTCTACTCCTTGGGATTGCCTGTCTCGCGGTTTTCTTGTGGGCAGCCTTGGATGGGCACAAAGCATTCTCCATTCGGCACTTATCACACTTCAGCACGACGACGATTGTTTTTACTGGTTGGCTTCTGACGATCGCCGTCGGACTTATTGGAGTTACGTTGATGCGATTTGCATTCTACAAACGTAGCGAATCGGAGCCTGACGCAAAGTCGATGAGTAAAAGAGTTCGAACGGCATCTGGTGGCTCAACCAAGAATTCTAGTCGCTTGATGTCAATCACTGCAGACAAGAGGAGGCGGTGATGGCAGAGCAACGTTGGGTACCAAAGCACAACCCATGGCTGATTGCGCTTGTCGTCAGCATGGCGACCTTTATGGAGGTGTTGGACACCTCGGTCGCGAATGTGGCGTTACCCCACATCGCTGGCTCTTTAGGTGCCAGCCAGGATGAATCGACCTGGGTGCTCACGTGCTATCTGGTGTCAAACGCTGTCGTTCTGCCGCTTGCCTCCTATATCTCGACGTTGATCGGCCGCAAACGCTTTTACATGTCCTGCGTTGCTCTGTTCGGCATCAGCTCTTTGCTTTGCGGTCTTGCGCCCACGCTTCCGCTCTTGTTGTTTTTCAGAGTGCTGCAAGGGGTCGGCGGTGGCGGGCTCGGTCCGTCGGAGCAGTCCATTCTCGCAGACACCTTTGAGCCGGCTAAGCGTGGGCAGGCGTTTGCCCTATACGGAATGGCGGTGATCCTGGCACCGACAGTAGGCCCCACGATCGGCGGCTGGCTGACGGACAACTTTGACTGGCGTTGGATCTTCTTCATCAACCTGCCCGTAGTTGTTCTGTCTCTCTTTTTGACGCACAAACTGGTCGAAGACCCACCTGCGATCCAGAAGGAAGTGAAAGAGGCTAGAAGCAGCCATTTCCGGGTGGACTATATCGGATTCAGCTTGCTGGCGCTCACCTTTGGAACCTTGGAGGTCGTGCTCGACAAAGGTCAGGAGGATGACTGGTTCAGCTCGCACTTGATTACTACGTTCGTCATCGTGTCGGCGGTGGCCTTCATCGCAGTAATTCTTTGGGAGCTTTATTTGGCTCGGAAGAAGCAACGGCCGATCCTCGACCTGAGACTCTTCTCCAATCGAAACTTTGCGTTGTCCATGGGAATGATGTTTGTTCTCGGCGCGTCACTCTATGCAGTCAACACGCTCTTTAGCCAGTTTCTGCAAAATTTGATGGGATACACCGCCGAGCAATCGGGACTGGCGCTGGCCAGCGGCGGCCTCGCAACCATGATCTGCATGGTCATTGTTGGGGCGATCTCCTCCAAGGTCGATCCGAGAAAGCTGGCAGCTTTTGGCTTTGCCGTCACGGCCGCAAGTCTCTTTTACATGAGCGGAATGGATCTGCAGATGAGCTTCGCCCACGCGAGCTCACTGAAGTTTTTCCAAGGCTTCGGCATCGCGTTCCTTTTCATTCCTATCAGCACGATGTCTTACATCGGGGTCCCTGAGAACAAGAACAACGATGTTTCAGGCATGACGAATCTTGCAAGAAATATAGGAGGGTCTTGTGGAACTTCCTATCTCACCACCGTATATGCGCGTCACCAGCAGGTGCATCAACATGCGCTGATCAAGAACGCGACCAACGGCAATATCTTTTATCTCAACCGTATCAACACGATGACGCAGCAGCACATGGCGAGCGGAATGTCGCGTATGGCCGCGAAACAGCATGCCATTCAGCAGTTCTATCAACAGTTGCAGGCGCAGGCAGGCGTCATGTCGTACATCGACATCATCTTGTTCTTCGCGGGTGCCTGTCTATTAATGATTCCCGTTGCGTTCTTCATGAAGAGGGGCGTTGCCAGCAGTACTGCAGTCATGCATTGAGGATTCTTCCATGAAAAAGCACAAATTTATAACTCGTTCACGTCCGATCTTCGCAACGATTGCTCTAGTGTCTTTCACTGCGGTGATCGCGCAGGCACAAGGAGGATCTTCCTCTAGCTCTCAGAGTTCGAAAGCGCAGCAGGTGCAGCTATCGGGGCGAAGCCAGGGTGGCGCCAGCGTGTCGGTGCAGCAGTCAGGCTCCAGCAGCACAAGCTCGAGCGTCAACACGATCAACTCGACGGTACAGGTGCAAGGAAATTACGCCGGCAGCATCAATGCTCCAATGGATGGAACCGGGCCTGTCGATCTGACCTTTGCTCAGGCAATCCAGTTGGGCCTTCACTATAACCTCGGTGGTATCGCGTCGGACGCCTCTTCGAGACAACTACGCGCGCAACGGCTCAGCGCATTGAGCAATCTGCTTCCGAACATCTACGCCACTCTTGCGGAGAGTGCGGCAAAGACCGATCTTCAGACGTCGGGAATCTCTTCCTCGACTTTCAGCAGCGGCAGCGTCGGCGGGGGGCTATCCATACCGGCGGTTGTTGGCCCATATCACTATTACAGCCTTGAAGGAAACCTATCGGAGCAGCTAAGCCTCACCGATTTGCATAACCTCAAGTCTGCGAATGCGGCGCATGCGGCGGCAGTGCTCAATATGCGTGATACTCGCGAGTTCGTGATTGTCGCAGTAGGCGGATCGTATCTTCGCGTGCTTGCCTCGATCGCGCTGGTCGAGTCACAAGAGGTCCAAGTCCAGTATGCACAGGCCAGCTATCAGCAGACTGCGGCGCAACTCCAGTCCGGAACCAAGGCCGAGATCGACGCCGATAAGAGCCTCGTCGAGTTACAGACAGAGCAGCAGCGCCTCTCTTCGCAAAAGGGCGATCTGATCAAACAGAAGATGCAATTGGCCCGCATCATCGGCATCAATCCAGGCCGGGACCTGCACTTGGCGGAAAAGCTTTCGACAGACATCCCCGTTTCTGATGGTGCTGATGCTTCGATCGGGTACGCGTTGAAGCATCGGGTGGACCTGCAGGCAGCCGGACAGCAACTTCAGGCCGCAGAGGAGGCGTATCGAGCCTCGAAGTCGGAGTATCTTCCTTCCTTCGCCGTTAGCGGCTACTACGGCCTGCAAGGCACCAACCCTAACAAGGGCGCCGGGGTATTCTCCGCGTCGGCAACGCTGACGGTTCCTATCTTCAACAGCGGCAAGACTAAGTCCGATGTGCAGCAGGCCGATGCCGCGGTAATGCAACGGAAGGCTGAGGCGACCGATCAGCGCGGTGTGGTGGAAGACGATGTGCGCAGCGCGTTGGTCGATCTCCAGGTAGCGTCGCATCAAGTGCAGGTTGCGCAGAGTAATCGCACCTTGGCAAAGAGCACGTTGCAGCAGTCTTTGGACCGGTATGCAGCAGGCGTCACCAACTCTGTTGAAGTCGTTCAGTCGCAGGAGACCCTGGCCTCGGCAGAGCACGACTACATCAGCAGCCTTTACTCGCTCAATCTCAGCAAGATCAGCCTGGCCCGTGCCATGGGCAACGCAGAAGAAACTATCCCCGACATGCTGAAAGGAAACTAAGTCATGCCAACGCAAATTGAAGACGACAAGGGTCAAGCTTCTATCTCTCTAGGAGACTTTGAACAAAACGGTGAAGAGAGCAAGGAACAGAACGCGACTAAAGAACAAAAAGCTCCCTTCGACCCGGCAAAGCATCGACGGAACATCATCCTTGGTGTCGTCGTCGTTGCAATTCTTCTCATCGGAAGTATTGTCTGGTGGCTCTACTCAGGTACGTACGAGTCCACCGATGATGCCCAGGTTGACGGCCATCTGAACCCCATCGCAGCTCGTGTCGATGGAACCATTCGCGCCGTTTATATCGAAGACAATCAAACTGTCCATGCCGGCCAGCCTCTTCTTGATCTGGATACGAAAGATGCCGAGGTCAGCGTGGCTCAGGCTCAGGCCGACTACGACCAGGCGCTCGAGCAGCGCAGCGCCGAAACTCCCAACCTCCCAATTCAGCAGGTCAGCAACGAAACCGACGTTGTGAATGCCGACTCAGAGGTAGTCAATGCCGAAGCCGCGCTCGCAGGGGCACAACACGACTACGACTCCGACGTTGCGAAGTTGCACCAGGCGGAGGCAACCAACGAAAAGGCGCAATCCGATTTGCGTCGCTACAAACAGCTCGTCGAGAAGAGAGAGTTGGCGCAATCGGACTACGACCAGTATCTCGCCAGCGCGAAATCCGATGCGGCCAACGTCGATGCGTCTGCGGCCGCGGCCGCATCGCAGGGAAAGTTGATCGATCAGCGTCGCGCGCAGCTCAAAGAGCAGGAAGCCAAAAGAACCCAGACACTCCGCAATGCGCCTAGGCAAGTTGCGATCAAGAATGCTGACAATCGCATGAGAGAAGCAAGCCTGGAGTCATACGGAGCGAAGCTCGAACAGGCTAAATTGAACCTCACCTACTGTCACGTCGTGGCTCCTGTCGACGGTATCGTCCTACAGCGAAGCGCGGAGGTTGGGGGCAGAATCACCGGCGGCCAACAGCTTCTTATGATTGCTCAGATCGACCATCCTTGGATAGTCGCGAACTTCAAAGAGACGCAGCTGCACAAGATGCATCCTGGCCAACGAGTGGACATCAAGGTAGATGCTCTGAGCAAATCTTTTATTGGCGAAGTTGAAGCAATGGCCGCGACGACCGGGGATCGCGCCAGCACGTTGCCTGCGGAAAATGCAACTGGCAACTACGTCAAAGTGATTCAGCGTCTGCCTGTTCGCATCCGTTTCAAAGACGGCCAGGACGGGCTCGACGAACTGAGGGCGGGCATGTCGGTTGAACCAAAGGTTCATATCGAATGACTTGTCCCCGAGGTTCAGCACGACCCAGTCATGAAGTGCCGCAAACGGAAGTAAGCGGCCTCTAAGTTCTTCTAACCCGCACGGTCCGGAGACCAAATGATATTTCGTTGCAAAACGCACTTCTCTAAGTTCAACAGGTTTGCGAGTGCGCTCTGCACACTCGCGGTGATCGGTGTCATCGTTCCTTTGCAGGCTCAACAGCCGGACGGCTCTGCTTTGCCGTCCCATGAAAGTGCCCCGTCCGGTGCTTACGAAGAATGGCACTCGGGTGAGACGGTACATCTGATCGGCCTTCCTGAGATAAAGGAAAAAGAAAAGGGATTGCTTTCCATCTCGCCAACTGCACTGACGTTTGCTTCGCCCGGAGGGCGCGCTTCCGTGCAACGGGCGGAGATATCAAATGTTTCAACAGGCGACGTGAACGTAGAGACGGGTGGCACTGCAGGAAAGATCACCAGAGCCATCATTCCGTTTGGCGGCGGTTCTGCGTTAGCCACAGTAACTCACAAACAATTAGGCCTTCTCACAATAGAGTTTCGTGATCAGCGCAATGCTCTCCATGGAGCCGTGTTTCTGCTGCCAAAGGATGAGGCATTACAGGCGCAGCAGCAGCTGGGAGAACAGACGTCGCCGCATTCGACGGAACCTCCACAGGGACGATGCGAAACGAACGGCGGCGTTTTACCCGACTCAATCAAAGTAGCGGTCATCACTACACCGGGTGACCCTGTGCCCGCCGAATATAGGATGTTGATCTATGAGCAGCTCGTGCGCCGCCTTCGCGAAGAAGGGAGATTTACCGCCGTCTATCGCGACAGTGACGGCGAACCCGAGGCGGCCTGTCCCAAGTACCACCTCGTTTTGACACTGGATGCTTTCAAAAAGGGTAATGCGGCGGTGAGAGCTTCCACTGGCCCAGTTGGTTTCTTCGTTGGGGCAACCAAGCTGAAGTTCTACGTCCAAGTGCAGGCTCTAAACGGAAGGATGCTAATTGACAAGGACCTAAAAGCCTCGCAGCGTGGCGACACTGACAGTCTCAATATTGCTGATAAGATTACGAAGTCGCTGACCAAGGAGCTCGAGAAAGCCAGCATGCACGCTGCGCGATCTTAGGGAAGTGGTTTTGTTCAGCTATCTCTCTTTGAAGGGAGATAGCCTACGATCTACGGAATACGCTCGCGATATCGAGTCCAGACTGAATCCGAAACAGTTTGCGCGGATCCACCGCTTACTCTTGCGCACGTTGCCGAAGTCCTTGATTTCACGGTCACAAGGTTATCCTACATAACAGCAATGAACTTCTTAAGAGCTGCTGCCAGAGTGAAAGTGCGAAACCCCTCCTCGGTTGACGGCACACTAGCTCTTGAGCAAAGGTGATGGAACAGTGGTACTCCGAAGGCTCTAGCAAGTTAATAACGTGGGATTTAAATGGTCGGGGCGAGAGGATTCGAACCTCCGACCCCCTGGTCCCGAAACTGAAGCCGGTATTCTAACGTATTGATTCTTCTGGTCCGGTGTTGCGTCGTAGTACACCATCTTATCTCGTATTCGGAGTGATTGGACCCACGTTTGGACCCAACTTGGAGCATTGTTCGGACGTCACTGCCTCTACTGCGGATTGGAAGGATGGGCGGGTGTAGTACAAACAACGGCGCCGTTCCAATCGGTCGCGGGAGTATTCACGGCACGATGAACTTTTCCAACCTTACTGGGCGTCGATCTTCGCCCCTTTTCACAGTGCTAGAACTGTACTAACTGATTAATACGTTGTGCGGCCTATCAACACTGGGATGTTTTTTTCATGAAACTTTCCTCCTTTCAATCCAAGCTCGCTTGACAGCATTTGCGTCGAAGCTTGAATGTTTAACCACTACCTAAAAGTCATTTGAGGTTGCACGCGAACGTTCCAGAAGACATGAAACCTGGATTCGAACCATCGCTAATCCTTCACAAATCGTATTTTTCAATCGGTGTTTTCAGGAGCCAGTGCATATGAAACTTTCACCCGCGTCCAACGGCTTCCTCACGTGTGCCGAAGCAGTACTCCTCGTCGCGTCCTTTGGCTATCCCATTGCCGCCCAGACCGCCGCAGTCGGCAACATCGCCGGCACAGTCACCGACACCTCAGGAGCCGCCGTTCCTGGCGCTGCCGTCGTCGTCACCAATACCGACACAG
The nucleotide sequence above comes from Tunturibacter empetritectus. Encoded proteins:
- a CDS encoding HlyD family secretion protein, producing the protein MPTQIEDDKGQASISLGDFEQNGEESKEQNATKEQKAPFDPAKHRRNIILGVVVVAILLIGSIVWWLYSGTYESTDDAQVDGHLNPIAARVDGTIRAVYIEDNQTVHAGQPLLDLDTKDAEVSVAQAQADYDQALEQRSAETPNLPIQQVSNETDVVNADSEVVNAEAALAGAQHDYDSDVAKLHQAEATNEKAQSDLRRYKQLVEKRELAQSDYDQYLASAKSDAANVDASAAAAASQGKLIDQRRAQLKEQEAKRTQTLRNAPRQVAIKNADNRMREASLESYGAKLEQAKLNLTYCHVVAPVDGIVLQRSAEVGGRITGGQQLLMIAQIDHPWIVANFKETQLHKMHPGQRVDIKVDALSKSFIGEVEAMAATTGDRASTLPAENATGNYVKVIQRLPVRIRFKDGQDGLDELRAGMSVEPKVHIE
- a CDS encoding DHA2 family efflux MFS transporter permease subunit, translating into MAEQRWVPKHNPWLIALVVSMATFMEVLDTSVANVALPHIAGSLGASQDESTWVLTCYLVSNAVVLPLASYISTLIGRKRFYMSCVALFGISSLLCGLAPTLPLLLFFRVLQGVGGGGLGPSEQSILADTFEPAKRGQAFALYGMAVILAPTVGPTIGGWLTDNFDWRWIFFINLPVVVLSLFLTHKLVEDPPAIQKEVKEARSSHFRVDYIGFSLLALTFGTLEVVLDKGQEDDWFSSHLITTFVIVSAVAFIAVILWELYLARKKQRPILDLRLFSNRNFALSMGMMFVLGASLYAVNTLFSQFLQNLMGYTAEQSGLALASGGLATMICMVIVGAISSKVDPRKLAAFGFAVTAASLFYMSGMDLQMSFAHASSLKFFQGFGIAFLFIPISTMSYIGVPENKNNDVSGMTNLARNIGGSCGTSYLTTVYARHQQVHQHALIKNATNGNIFYLNRINTMTQQHMASGMSRMAAKQHAIQQFYQQLQAQAGVMSYIDIILFFAGACLLMIPVAFFMKRGVASSTAVMH
- a CDS encoding TetR/AcrR family transcriptional regulator, which produces MQRKVHKSSEVSVSRRPKDSGTSVPPVSPTSDSRSNFLLDSAAELFLQKGFEATSVGEIAHRAHASKETFYNKFTNKNELFRAVIHRLTDRFASDIGLALGKNQEPRQALSSFGAILLGRLLSDEGIGLQNIVFMESRRFPEIASIFYELGPSRTLAVLAEYFDAQAKKGALRRMDSKLAASHFVGLLTSDMMMLRSLGLLGKPTPEEQAKRCRDAVEIFLRAYGQKD
- a CDS encoding TolC family protein, whose translation is MKKHKFITRSRPIFATIALVSFTAVIAQAQGGSSSSSQSSKAQQVQLSGRSQGGASVSVQQSGSSSTSSSVNTINSTVQVQGNYAGSINAPMDGTGPVDLTFAQAIQLGLHYNLGGIASDASSRQLRAQRLSALSNLLPNIYATLAESAAKTDLQTSGISSSTFSSGSVGGGLSIPAVVGPYHYYSLEGNLSEQLSLTDLHNLKSANAAHAAAVLNMRDTREFVIVAVGGSYLRVLASIALVESQEVQVQYAQASYQQTAAQLQSGTKAEIDADKSLVELQTEQQRLSSQKGDLIKQKMQLARIIGINPGRDLHLAEKLSTDIPVSDGADASIGYALKHRVDLQAAGQQLQAAEEAYRASKSEYLPSFAVSGYYGLQGTNPNKGAGVFSASATLTVPIFNSGKTKSDVQQADAAVMQRKAEATDQRGVVEDDVRSALVDLQVASHQVQVAQSNRTLAKSTLQQSLDRYAAGVTNSVEVVQSQETLASAEHDYISSLYSLNLSKISLARAMGNAEETIPDMLKGN